A single region of the Mus caroli chromosome 16, CAROLI_EIJ_v1.1, whole genome shotgun sequence genome encodes:
- the Chodl gene encoding chondrolectin — protein sequence MIRIASLLLGAALLCAQGAFARRVVSGQKVCFADVKHPCYKMAYFHELSSRVSFQEARLACESEGGVLLSLENEAEQKLIESMLQNLTKPGTGISDGDFWIGLLRSGDGQTSGACPDLYQWSDGSSSRFRNWYTDEPSCGSEKCVVMYHQPTANPGLGGPYLYQWNDDRCNMKHNYICKYEPEIHPTDPAEKPYLTSQPEETHENVVVTEAGIIPNLIYVIIPTIPLLLLILVALGTCCFQMLHKSKGRSKTSPNQSTLWISKSTRKESGMEV from the exons gtcAAAAGGTGTGTTTTGCTGATGTGAAACACCCCTGCTACAAAATGGCCTACTTCCATGAGCTGTCTAGCCGGGTGAGCTTCCAGGAAGCACGACTGGCTTGTGAAAGTGAAGGAGGTGTCCTCCTCAGTCTTGAGAACGAAGCTGAACAGAAGTTAATAGAGAGCATGCTTCAGAACCTGACAAAACCCGGAACAGGTATTTCAGATGGTGACTTCTGGATAGGACTTTTGAGAAGCGGAGATGGCCAAACATCAGGTGCCTGCCCAGATCTCTACCAGTGGTCTGATGGAAGCAGCTCCCGGTTCAG AAACTGGTACACTGATGAACCTTCTTGTGGAAGTGAAAAATGTGTAGTCATGTATCACCAACCAACTGCCAATCCTGGCCTAGGAGGACCCTACCTTTACCAGTGGAATGACGACAGGTGCAACATGAAGCACAATTACATCTGCAAGTATGAACCAG AGATCCATCCAACAGACCCCGCTGAAAAGCCGTATCTTACAAGCCAACCTGAAGAGACCCATGAAAATGTGGTTGTCACTGAAGCAG gcATAATTCCCAATCTAATCTATGTCATTATACCAACGATTCCGCTGCTCTTACTGATACTGGTTGCTTTAGGAACCTGCTGTTTCCAGATGTTGCATAAAAG taaaggGAGATCAAAAACTAGCCCGAATCAGTCTACACTGTGGATTTCAAAAAGCACGAGGAAGGAAAGCGGCATGGAGGTATAA